TGAATGCAAGACCTTATCAGTCTGCCAGGGCAGAATAACACCAGATGATATTGCCACCTACACTCtcttgctcagagctccagaTGCTGAAGGGCATTACTGAAGCTGCATAATATTTGTTTTCAGTAGTGGGCTCAGTGCAAACTAGGTCTCTATAGAAAGCCTTTCTAAACAAACACATAAAAAAAGATGATGCATTCATACTGTTTAATAaacttttgttttattcagGCTCTTTCAAAGTTAGGCCACGTAAGCTGCATGTAAAATTCACCAGCTGCTACAAAGGCATTCCAGATTTCCATTTCCCCAGACACTGGGAGACAGGCACAAAGGAATACAACTCTCCACATACACAGCTTGAATATTGTCCTCATCCACATTTGACATCCAGCCCCAAAACAGTTCCAAATAGTCTGTCAGTGGGGAAAAACGACCCTTCCTCATGTCAATAAAATAACTCTCTCTCACTGTGAGTAATAGCACTCCTCCAAGCCAGCCTCATGCTACAGTGAATCTTCATCTGTATCAATGTCACTGCTTGGTTTGTTCAATCTCTCAAATTCTTCTCCATCCTATGGGAATCAGAAGCAAAAGAGAACAATGTGAGCAAAAGTCATCTTGTTGTTAAtaccactgaaaaagaaaaaaaaagagtaggtTTATTCCAAAGGTATCATTTAAAGCAAAATCAAGACCCTTTAATTTACATCTCTTACTAGTGTGTTATAGGGTTTAGGAAATAAATATTCACGAAAAACATTCCCTGCATCTTTAACACTTTTTAGTGACTCACTGCCTAAACCAGCTTGTAGCCCATTCTTCCATACAATCAGaaaatggttggggttggaaggtAGTGGAAGGATGCTAGAAGGTCTCCCTGGAGtctgctcttctccaggatgaacattcccaactctctcagcctgtcttcacaggagaggtgctccatccctccagtCATCTTCccctggactcactccagcagatCTAagtccccagagctggacacataCTGCAGGTGGGGTTTCAcaagagcagaggggcagaatgaCCTACCTTGACCTGTTGGtcacactgcttttgatgcagcccaagATATAGCTGGCTTTGCATGCTCACATAGTGCTATTCGTTTCTACAACAGCTGCTTAGTTTAAGTGCTAAAATACATGAGACCTGGCATACCAGAAGTATATAAATTTGTGTTATTTACTGCTCATTAAAGAGCAACCTAAAAAGGCACCGTGTGGAATTTCTGGAAAACATCTCCAAGTTTAATGTCTGCCGGAACGCAGAGGGGACAGCGCTCTCTGCTGGTTAATGCGCACCCACACGGCCCGTCCTTACCCATGGGCTGACAAACATTAACCCTTCCCATCAGGAGactgctcagctcagctgagggacagctctgagagCAAGCCGTGACACCTGCTAGGTAACTACATCACTGTTCAAATCAGAACAAAAACACTAGCAGGCCTGGAGGAAAtacagagcaagaaaaaaaaaaccaaaccgtGTTAAAACTCTGTATTTAAACATTGCCTCTTTGTCTTCAGCTATCTTTGACTGTTATGGTAGAAAGAACCTTAATATTAAATGTGTTAACTTCCTCATTACGTGGTCTAAGCTACACAGAGTTACCAGTTCTACTTAGGTACAATTACTTTGCAGGCATCAATTCCGATTTCTGAATGCCCTGTGTAAGTAAACTCTCTTGGTTATAATAAAGCTTTCAAGGAAAGGTTTGTACAAAGCTGAAGTTGCTCACAGGACTGTATACAGCCGCAGCAGGAAAGCAATGCTTACCTAGACTTCATGATTTCAAAAAGTGGCATAAGGAAAGCAAAACCCAAGATTTTAAGAAATACTGCAGAACTTTGGTGTTGAGGGATGAATCCAGTTGCACACAAGTTGATTCTTCCAAACATTTCTTAGCGTAAAGGGAGGTGAAACAGAAGAGAAACCAAAGGAGACAAGTATTGAAAAGCCTTACCCCACTCGACCTCTCCCATGCATCTCCTTTGATGAGTTTTCCCCTTTCCCGCAGAGCGGCATATTCCAGGCCTCTTGCTTTACTGGCATTATAAATGAATATGGAGAGAAGCACTACAGGAGCTTCCAAAAAGAACTCCAGAGAAGGCCTGAAGTCAAAGACGACGAAAGACACAGTGGTGATGATGACAGTGTTGATCTGAGCAGTCATGACATGGAACATGTTGTCTCGGAACTTCAAGATGAAAGCTACAGacagccccaggaaagctgtgaCAAATATAAGAGCCACGGAGAAGACGTTGTGCCCATAAAAGAAGCCACAGTTCCCTATCTGCCTCCGGTCCTTAGCCTGCAGCGCCAGCATGAGCCCATTGAACAGCACTCCAAAGGCATAGAGCTTACTGTTCTGTGTGAAGATGCTTTCCCCAAGCTGATCCACATCTTTCAGCATCTTTTCATTGTAGATGTTAGCCAGGGCAGACACAAAACACTGCACTAGAATAAGCAGATGGCCCAGGCTGAGGCGGAGAGGCTTCAGTGCTCCTGCCATGGTACTGGTCACATTCCACTGGAAGCTGTGGAGGAAACTTGGCGCTGCGCAGTTGCCCTTTTCCACACACGCTTCCTCAGGCCCAGTGGCGAGAAGGCAGTGGTTAGATGGCCTAAAAAACATGCTGTGATGAAATCCATGGGCAGCCAAGCTGTGCTGATGGCCTCCAGTTCCTCGGGTCAGGGCAACAATGGACAGGAATAAAATCACCAGAGACGCCCACTGTACCCAAGAGAGTCTTCGCCTGGTACACAAAAAAGCCACGAAATTTAGAAACACAGTGGCATAAATTAAATGACAGAACATCCAGACCtataaaacatataaaagaCATGCCACAGACAAGGAGACAGACAGGTATAAAGAAAAGTCTTTTCAGGGAACAATAAAATGCCAAAATGCAAAGTGATTTTCTATGGCAAAGGGGGCCGAGACTGGCAAAGAAGTACAAAACGAAGTATTCTGAAGAAATAGGGAAAAGGAAGGCCTTTCAAGATGCTGTTATTTCTAGATACTGATTGCCTAACCACTTAAAAGCAACTCTCATCTCCATGGCAACAAAGGTCTGatgaataaagtaaaaaaatcacagacaTCCAATTAATTACCATCTTTCTTTGGAAAACACTCACTATAGTGCTCTTTTCCCCGATGATTTGAAGGTCTTTTATAGTACTTTATGATGGTAACTCTTATAAATCTACAAATGTAACTCATAAGACTATTAGAATTATTTATATGATTTTTCCGCTCAAACAAATCCTGTTTATCTTGGTGAAAATCAAAGATTTGGGAGATTAAGTGAACTGTGACATCACAAGAGACACAAAACTAAAATGAGTAAAAGCATTTCGAGTCAGACTATCAGGGACTGTTTTGGCACATTAACACCTATAGCAAAGACTTATTTGTGCCATCCTCAACACAAGCAACTTTTAGAGTGTAAAGTTCACACCCATTTCCCTGACAGTCTTTTTTGAATCTAAATCATACCATAAAGAGCACAAATTCAGCGAAGTGGAACACATTGTCTGGCTTTTGTCATATGAATAATGAACCAAACACACCTCTGTCTTTCACTCTTACATATCTCATTTCCTCTTACCAGACCATGTTTACACTCAGTTAAGAGCTGCAACAGACTGGTAAGAAGTACTGGCAATCATAAAATAAGATATTTAATGTATAAATGACAGCTTTCTTCTTACCATTCAATTACTATATAATCACTATTTCAACTGTTTTCTACTAGAGTTAGCCAAATGTGAAGACTCATGGAGGGACTCCTAATAACGTATTATTTCCTACACCTTCAtatgtaaaaaacaaaaccacctcTTCAAGCTGGTATAGCCTCAAAGAAAGAGAATTACTGCTCCCATCagacaaagaggaaaaatgtaGTTTAACTTCATCAAAGCTCAGAAGATTTACATTTCATTTACCTTAGCAAACACTACTTACTTTAGCACTATCCTGAAGAGAAGAGCTGTTGTTATAATGACAAAATTTGAGAAGAGTACAGCCATTGCCttgaaagagaaggagaggaacaaagTTATACTCCAGACACACTGTGAACACCAAAAACCTACAGACTTCAATTGTTCACCTTCCTGCAAGGTGTCACAGTGAAAACCACTGCTAGTGAATTTTCTTCCTCACCCAAATGGTACAGTAAAACATTTGTAAAATGATATTCAAGTCCCACTTCAAAATCTCAGAGCCCAAGCTCCACTGCAGTGGGGAAAGCTATACTGAAATGAAGATGTGAGGAAACCAATGCAACAGAAAACTTACATAACAGAGAACAGTTTCATTTTCAGTCAGATCAGTTCCCCAGCTGGGCTGACCAGTCAGCTGCAAAAACAGCTGTGTTGGCACAAAGGAGGAAGTTGCCTCAAAGTGAGAATAAGCAAAGAGTAAAGCAAGgtgaggctgctcctggctccagTGCCATTTACAGTGTTCATGAAATTCCAGACTTGGACAAGGTActtgaagaaaacaaacttcttGTATGTCAAGTGCTTTTGCTGTAGCATTTATCAAAGATAAAGAGATGCCTGACTTTTCAAGACTGcaactgtaataaaaaaaaatcatctattTCAAAGTACAACTGAAGACAACTCTAAAGCTGTTTAATTTGGGAATAACTATATAACAACTTCAGTGCTCTAATCCATGGTCACAATCCCAAGCTGCAATCTCCTTGTGGCAAGGCTTGTCTGTTTAGTCTCTGTATTAGACAGAGTATAGGGTATACTGAGACACCAGACCAAGAAGAGGCTCCTTTAGGCACTCCAGTCACCAGTAAAGATCAGAATCCACCAGCAtaagcatgaaaaaaaacccctctttttgAGGGTGGAGGTGTTTTGCAAACTGTCTGTTATTCTGGCCTGCCCTGCATAGTCAGTACATGGACAAAAGATCCAGGCATCTGAAGTTTTTGGTCCAATTCAGCCTCAGAGTGAACTCACCCTTTTTAGACAATTTTACACAAAAGCATATATGGATTCAGGAGTACAaaatacaagatttttttcttgagttttCTCATCATTTCCACATTCCCAACTCTGCTATAGAATGTCTTTTTCACTGACCAGAGGAAAACCACAGACTCTTTTCTCATTATCTTCCACTTTATCCCAAGATACTGTCTGCTGAACAATAATTCTAATAAAACAGCACAACACAGGCTCTCAATTAAGCTGAAAGTTCATTCTACTGACAATGAGACACCTGCCTAAGAAAACACAACTTAATTTTCCACTTTGCAAAATTAAATCTCAGTAAATATTCATGTTAGGTGAACActgtggaaggagaaaaatattgaaTGAACAAGGAAATCTGGAAGAAATcactcaggaaaaaagagaCTTTATGCAAAATGTAGAAGTGTTCCATGCACACTCTGGTTTTGCTTTACAGTCAATGCCCCCCAtccaaaaaaaattattttgagtcACTTTGTTCTCTGAAACCTCTGTTCTAGATGAAAAGGAATAGCAATATCAAAGTCCCCCATGCCACTAATCTGCACATCACATGCAAAATCTCATAATGTAAGTCTCTAGGAAATTTAGCCACTAAAAAGTATCCACAGTTATAGCTGAAGTTTCAAGCAAAAAAATCTCACCAAAGCAACTGTTtaattccagcagctgctcacccaGGCACTACTTATTTCCAACACTACTTAGTTCCAAAACTACTTTGGATTTAAAGTCACACAATCAAGTTCAGTCAAGTATGACCGTCTTCCTTTTAAGCATCTTCACACTTCACATTCATGATCTTGTACACTACCAAGATATTCCATCTTAGAGATATTTAGTTATCTCTTTTAATACTTCCTTATTATAGTAATGTTAGTTTCAGCTAACTATCATAGAATTTCTCTAATTAAAAGATGCTAGAAGTTCTAAAAGGGGGAACCTTAAAGCACATGTTCTGAGGGGAGAGAGACAAggtatgtctgtgtgtgtgtgtatgtaaaaCAAAAGCTGTGTGCATTACAAAGGATTACCTTAACTGAACCAAATGAAATTGCTTAAGAGAAAAATAGCATTTATGTAACCTCCTGTGCACCAGGCTTTGCTTCTACAAATATTATAGCTGGATTTCCTTCCTAAAACTAAAGccaaaacaacccacaaaaaacaaacaaccaaaaacaacaacaacaacaacaaacccaacccCAACCAATCAAAAATCACCCCatcaccaaaaaaatccccaaaacaaacaaacaaaaaaccccatacaacaaatcacaaaaacaaGCAGCTGtgtgtattattttaaaatattggacTCTTGATTTTATTAGGTTTTTTCCAGCTGAGTCCTGTTCTAGACTCTGGACTGGTTTCTCACTGGCAGAAATATACACCTAAGAGaacaatattttaaagagaaattctgATACAGAAGGtacaaaactgtttatttttaatgttcagTATGGGCAGTCACAGTATTTTATAGCAACACAAATCATCTGTTTCCATGTTACTGCAAACATAGACTCTGAACCAAAAAGTATCatgatacaaaaataaaagcaagcacAAAAGCTGTACAATTTCCTGACCATATGCAGGTTCATCCAAAAGGATGAGGGCAGCTAAAAGAAAATACCAACTAAATTTTGTACCAAAACATAGTTAACAAATTAAGTTGGTTTTGTTCGTCCCCTCCTCAGTTTTTGTTACACTTATTCCCTTTGTGAGATTATGCTTACTCACTTTATGTCACATACATGCAGTGGTAAAAGCCCCACAGAAAAGTGCAGCTCAAATAATAGCAAGAGAAATAAATGGCttgaaagagaaatacagaGTTGAAGAAGGCAAAGGAGGAAAAGTACCAAAACCCCTCCCACTTCTTAAGCACTTCACCTTATTTCTAAATCACTTTTGATGGAGAAAATATAAAGACTATTCTCTGCTGAAAGTTGTGCAACACCAACCAGCCATCAAGAGAATGGGAAGGGAAGATCATTTATTCTTTCACCTGCCAGTGTTAAAATAGCAGACAGCCTCAGCTACAGTCTTGCCTTGCCGGTGTTACCACGGTAGATAGCCTAAGAGCAGTATTACCCACTAAGACATTAGAAGTTGTGTTATTCAGTATTATTATACTTACTGGCTGGAGGTAGGACAGTACATAGAAGACAATCAAGTTATCCAAAAAGTAAAGAAAGGCAGGAATTGACCATTTCATGGAATTACATACAATCTTCCAGGAAAAACATTCAGAGAGCTGATCCGTACAACccttttctgaaaggaaaagaaattggtAAGAAATACATCATTCCTATTATTGAAACCCCATTGCCTTGTAACAGAATAGGTACCATTGCTCTCTTTTGAGGAGCACCATTAGACTGAAAACACTTGGGTTCCACAGCTCTCTGGCAACACAGGAACCTGTGCTCCAGGGCAGAACACGCAGCTGGAGCAGCAACTCTGTGTGCGTTTACCTCCTTGCCTCAGCAGAGGAAACGTCACAGAACCTGTTACATCCATTTGCTACAGCATTTGTCCACTGGGAACAAAAATTCCATTGTCAACCAATCTTTGAGGGCCAAAAAGCACCCCAGAGTCCCTACACAGTAGTGACATCCTTACTGGGTGTGACTTCCTGTTGATTATTGATGAAATCTACAACAGGAACAATCACACAGACAGTGGATTCCTTCACAGAGCACCCAAAAGTCAGCCAGTAAAGTCAGAAGTACAAAATAAACCAGAACTCAGTATTTGTAGAGCACAGCACATGATCTGGGTATAAAGAAAACATGtaggaagagaagaagaaagaaaggacaaaGCACAAAGATTGACATTTACTTAGGTATTCAGGACACAAACTTTAGGAGGAAGGCTGTGATAAACTTTAAACTACTCCAGAGCTGGTGCCAAAAGTACTTTATTGGCACAGATGTAAAACTACCCAATGATATCTAATCCTGTCCTGAAGCACCAACACATTGAGTTCAGCAAAACTCAGACATctggataaaaaataaaaggaaaaaaaaaaaaagaaagaaaaccagaaaacatgCAATCAGCGGTAGGCAATGATGGCAAATACTGATTGAATATATTTACTGTCTTAGGTAAGTCTATACTAAATGGTGAAGGTGAAATTTTATTAGCTTGCCAGAGCCATGACTGTTTCCTGGAGAAGTAGACAAAACCAACAGTTCAATTGAACGTGAACCTCCTGACACCTTGTtccaatttaaatatttgttctgTACCATTTTGAAATGCTATGAAGTTAATCTCTCGTAGTTTTTACATcaggacaaaaaagaaagaaaaaacaaaaatcatttgCAATGCAAAACCTGTGGCAAGTGGAGAGTGTCAttcattgtttaaaaaaagtgtttgtaGGACAGCAAATCTTTAAAAGGTCAACACACTTTAGTTATTTAAAATGTAGGTACTTACCTTTTTTCCTATTCCAAAGTGCCAACACTACACATAGGACCAGTTTTACTACTTCAGAACACATGTTCACTGTTGTAGGAAGGTAATCATACTTGTTATCTGTGGGATCCAGAAAATCAGAGAGTACACAATCACTTTCTGTCTTCTGCATTCCTAATTAGAGTAAGAATCTATTTTACCCATTCCAACCACATTTTTAGTCACAAAAAGCTTTGTCAGAACTTCTGTTATAAATGCTTTAAAGTTTATGATACACAGCCTCCTGAACAGCCTCTTTTCTGAGTTGAAATCTTTCCTCATTTGGACCCAGTTTAACGCAGAACTTTTTTGGAAGAACTTAAGAACATggctgtttaaaaaacaaataaaaatgggaaGGTTTTCCCCAAAGACCAATGtggtatttttttaaccctcacaaaaaaattacttccagGATGACATAACCTTCTCTTAGGACCAGCAATACCGGCCAGTTTTAGCACACCCACTAGGATACCACTTCTCTCCTAAGCCTGTTGCAAGAAGAACATTTCAAATCATGTACTGCCAATAGTGCTCACACAGCAATCTTGTCTTTGAAGAGTTAGCTATAAAATAAATCACCGGCCTCATCTTTTAAAGGTAGATCATGCACCTTGCAATTCACATTATATCTTTATGGTAGACCACTGGCTAGATGGAAATTTTCCAGTGCAGAAACACATGTCCCTATAAATGTAATAGGATGTTTATGCTTATGCAGGTAGAGAAGTAGGTTTTTTGGGTATGTTTTAGCCCAAATATCAACGTTTTCTTGTTCAAGGTAGATCATGGGTATTGCCCAACACTACCTTCATTGGCAGAGTACTTCATCAGCAGGATTCGACTTGAGCCCAATGCAATGAAAACTCCTCCAAGCAGAAAGGTCTGGCTGGTTGTCTTGGAGCAAAGGGCAAATCGACTACACCACTCCAACTTCATTCTGCTGCCTCACCGTCTGTGCCCTTTGGATGGCAGGATAAAAAAACACTATGAACAGGACTTCCACAAACTGGTTACACAAGGCAAAATAAGTGTATTTTACTATTTTGTGTTATACAAAGATGTTTACATCATAGAACAAGCCACGATGTTGTCCTACAACTActgttttcttattaaaaaaaaaaattgagttcAACCTATGACTGAACACTGCTATGTCAATTagaccatggcaccaagtgccacgtccagtctttccttaaaacacctccaaggatgCTGACTCCATCACCTCAGATTCCAATATACAATCATCCTTTctctgaagaaattcttcctgatgtccaacctaaaaCTCCCGTGGCACAGCTTAAGATggtgtcctcttgtcctgttgctggtggcctgggggaa
This window of the Prinia subflava isolate CZ2003 ecotype Zambia chromosome 28, Cam_Psub_1.2, whole genome shotgun sequence genome carries:
- the SLC35A5 gene encoding UDP-sugar transporter protein SLC35A5; this translates as MKLEWCSRFALCSKTTSQTFLLGGVFIALGSSRILLMKYSANEDNKYDYLPTTVNMCSEVVKLVLCVVLALWNRKKEKGCTDQLSECFSWKIVCNSMKWSIPAFLYFLDNLIVFYVLSYLQPAMAVLFSNFVIITTALLFRIVLKRRLSWVQWASLVILFLSIVALTRGTGGHQHSLAAHGFHHSMFFRPSNHCLLATGPEEACVEKGNCAAPSFLHSFQWNVTSTMAGALKPLRLSLGHLLILVQCFVSALANIYNEKMLKDVDQLGESIFTQNSKLYAFGVLFNGLMLALQAKDRRQIGNCGFFYGHNVFSVALIFVTAFLGLSVAFILKFRDNMFHVMTAQINTVIITTVSFVVFDFRPSLEFFLEAPVVLLSIFIYNASKARGLEYAALRERGKLIKGDAWERSSGDGEEFERLNKPSSDIDTDEDSL